A portion of the Blautia hansenii DSM 20583 genome contains these proteins:
- a CDS encoding DUF4446 family protein, which translates to MEKFVSSIQSYSGIILLMLLVVVVILLICVFNLSLGLNRLSKKYAIFMKGKDGQSLEKLFKRKFDLIEKLAVELQLNAENVEKLEKMQNMSLNKYGIVKYDAFQDMGGKLSFVLAMLDTNNTGFLLNAIHSRENCFLYIKEIVNGESYIRLSEEEMEALKTAINFGAEENEFDI; encoded by the coding sequence ATGGAGAAATTTGTAAGTAGTATTCAGTCTTATTCCGGAATTATATTACTAATGCTTTTGGTAGTTGTGGTTATACTATTAATATGCGTATTTAATTTATCTTTAGGACTTAATCGGCTTAGTAAAAAATATGCGATTTTCATGAAAGGAAAAGATGGACAGTCGTTAGAGAAGCTTTTTAAGAGAAAGTTTGATTTAATCGAAAAACTGGCTGTGGAATTGCAGTTAAATGCTGAAAACGTTGAAAAACTGGAAAAAATGCAAAACATGTCCTTAAATAAGTATGGAATAGTAAAATATGATGCTTTTCAGGATATGGGCGGCAAATTAAGCTTTGTTTTGGCAATGCTGGACACAAATAATACAGGATTTTTGTTAAATGCCATTCACAGCAGAGAAAATTGTTTCCTTTATATTAAAGAAATCGTAAATGGAGAGTCCTATATAAGACTTAGCGAAGAAGAAATGGAAGCTCTGAAAACCGCAATTAATTTCGGAGCGGAAGAAAATGAATTTGATATATAG
- the serS gene encoding serine--tRNA ligase gives MLDIRFLRENPEVVKQNIRNKFQDNKLPMVDEVIELDKRNREIKQEVEALRAERNKISKMIGGLMKEGKREEAEEAKKQVTANAETVERLSAEEKEVEEKIKTIMMTIPNIIDPSVPIGKDDSENVEVQKYGEPVVPDYEIPYHADIMESFNGIDLDSARKVAGNGFYYLMGDIARLHSAVISYARDFMINRGFTYCIPPFMIRSDVVTGVMSFAEMDAMMYKIEGEDLYLIGTSEHSMIGKFIDTIIPEEELPKTLTSYSPCFRKEKGAHGLEERGVYRIHQFEKQEMIVVCKPEESPMWFDKLWQNTVDLFRSLDIPVRTLECCSGDLADLKVKSVDVEAWSPRQKKYFEVGSCSNLGDAQARRLKIRVNGKGEKYLAHTLNNTVVAPPRMLIAFLENNLQADGSVSIPEALRSYMGGMSAITPNK, from the coding sequence ATGTTAGACATTAGATTTTTAAGAGAAAACCCAGAGGTAGTAAAACAGAATATCAGAAATAAATTTCAGGACAATAAGCTTCCTATGGTAGATGAAGTAATTGAGCTGGATAAGAGAAACCGTGAAATCAAACAGGAAGTAGAAGCTTTAAGAGCAGAAAGAAATAAAATTTCTAAAATGATTGGCGGCTTAATGAAAGAAGGCAAGAGAGAAGAAGCGGAAGAAGCAAAGAAACAGGTTACAGCGAATGCAGAAACTGTGGAGAGATTGTCAGCAGAAGAAAAAGAAGTAGAAGAAAAAATTAAGACAATTATGATGACAATCCCAAACATCATTGATCCGTCTGTTCCTATCGGAAAAGATGACAGTGAAAATGTAGAAGTACAGAAATACGGCGAACCGGTAGTGCCTGATTATGAAATTCCGTATCATGCAGATATTATGGAAAGCTTTAACGGTATTGACTTAGACAGTGCAAGAAAGGTAGCTGGAAACGGTTTTTACTACCTGATGGGAGATATCGCAAGACTTCATTCCGCAGTTATTTCTTATGCAAGAGATTTTATGATTAACCGTGGATTTACTTATTGTATTCCTCCTTTCATGATTAGAAGCGATGTTGTTACCGGAGTTATGAGTTTTGCAGAAATGGATGCTATGATGTATAAGATTGAAGGAGAAGACTTATATCTTATCGGAACAAGTGAGCATTCTATGATTGGTAAATTTATTGATACTATCATTCCTGAAGAAGAATTGCCAAAAACATTGACAAGTTATTCTCCATGCTTCCGTAAGGAAAAGGGCGCTCATGGACTGGAAGAAAGAGGTGTTTACAGAATTCACCAGTTTGAAAAACAGGAAATGATTGTTGTTTGTAAACCGGAAGAAAGTCCAATGTGGTTTGACAAATTATGGCAGAATACCGTAGATTTATTCCGTTCTTTAGATATTCCGGTAAGAACTTTAGAGTGCTGTTCCGGGGATTTGGCTGATTTGAAAGTGAAATCCGTAGACGTGGAAGCATGGTCTCCAAGACAGAAAAAATATTTTGAAGTAGGAAGTTGTTCTAATTTAGGAGATGCGCAGGCAAGAAGATTAAAAATTCGTGTAAATGGCAAAGGTGAAAAATATCTGGCTCATACATTGAACAATACAGTTGTTGCACCGCCGAGAATGTTAATCGCATTTCTGGAAAATAATTTACAGGCAGATGGTTCTGTAAGTATTCCGGAAGCATTAAGATCATATATGGGTGGTATGAGCGCAATTACACCAAATAAATAA
- a CDS encoding AAA family ATPase, whose amino-acid sequence MKRPIVRLSSLQLTNIKNVKRGTIYMPNTVNKILSADKVEILGIYGQNGSGKTAIVDALYFLQKVMIGDDLDQSLEDYMNMDSDTAEIFADFNLFMNGIVFEIGYRLSLSREEKVVVISRETLSGAKNENGIRTNKTVFMDYQRDQTNTIFKPQKRLDEILEENKDIKTDLIVARKMAEKSNCSYIFGESSRDIFCREYKNGFQQFSVIISSLSEFALKDLFVIRNTHSGVISGNFVLPMAFRIENDNMGAKGDFTVSLTEPILVDEERKNLLETIVEQINIVLYTIIPGLQVTIKNYGKQSLDDGEEGWKLELMSKKEGMKEIPIRMESEGIIKIISILNALIQAFGNPSVCLVIDELDSGIFEYMLGELFDIFKKSAKGQLIFTSHNLRALEMIDKESIMFSTTNPNNRYIHMKNVRESNNLRNMYIRSITLGGQSEEIYEETDSLKIARAFRKAGRGARGE is encoded by the coding sequence ATGAAAAGACCGATTGTTCGTTTGTCATCATTACAATTGACAAATATTAAAAATGTAAAAAGGGGCACTATATATATGCCGAATACTGTAAACAAAATTTTATCAGCAGATAAAGTAGAAATACTGGGGATTTACGGCCAAAATGGTTCAGGAAAAACAGCGATTGTTGATGCATTGTATTTTTTACAAAAAGTAATGATAGGAGATGATCTTGATCAGTCGTTAGAAGATTACATGAACATGGACTCGGATACTGCAGAGATTTTTGCAGATTTCAATCTTTTTATGAATGGAATTGTGTTTGAAATAGGATACAGACTAAGTCTGAGCAGAGAAGAAAAAGTGGTCGTTATCAGTCGAGAAACATTGAGTGGTGCAAAGAATGAAAATGGAATCAGAACAAATAAGACGGTATTTATGGATTACCAAAGAGATCAGACGAATACTATTTTTAAACCACAGAAAAGACTGGATGAAATCTTGGAAGAGAATAAAGACATAAAAACAGATTTGATTGTAGCGCGTAAAATGGCAGAAAAAAGCAACTGCTCTTATATTTTTGGTGAGAGTAGTCGGGATATATTCTGCAGAGAATACAAAAATGGATTTCAACAATTTTCAGTTATTATTTCTTCTTTGTCTGAATTTGCTTTGAAAGATTTATTTGTGATTCGGAATACCCATTCAGGAGTGATTTCCGGTAATTTTGTCTTGCCGATGGCATTTCGGATTGAAAATGATAACATGGGAGCAAAAGGGGATTTTACGGTATCTTTGACAGAACCGATCTTGGTGGACGAGGAAAGGAAAAATCTGTTAGAGACAATTGTTGAACAGATTAATATTGTGTTATACACAATCATTCCAGGATTGCAGGTAACGATTAAAAATTACGGGAAACAATCATTGGATGATGGAGAAGAAGGATGGAAACTGGAATTAATGTCAAAGAAAGAGGGTATGAAAGAGATTCCGATCAGAATGGAATCAGAGGGAATTATTAAAATCATTTCCATTCTGAATGCACTCATACAAGCATTTGGAAATCCTTCGGTTTGCCTTGTGATTGACGAACTTGATTCCGGAATTTTTGAATACATGTTGGGAGAATTGTTTGATATTTTCAAAAAGAGCGCAAAAGGACAATTGATTTTTACATCACATAATCTTCGTGCACTTGAAATGATTGATAAGGAAAGCATTATGTTCTCTACTACGAATCCAAATAATCGTTATATCCATATGAAGAATGTAAGAGAAAGTAACAATCTTCGTAATATGTATATTAGAAGCATTACATTGGGTGGACAATCAGAAGAGATTTATGAAGAAACCGATAGTTTGAAAATTGCCAGAGCATTTAGAAAAGCAGGGCGGGGTGCTCGCGGTGAATGA
- a CDS encoding DUF3881 family protein, with protein sequence MHSYLKAVGFSDIFGKKELDSILNNVINEYDEKIVAAGRAGHFFTELVKKYGDDFGIVVCGEYDENNEFQMEYYFPYFFGTGITLQEEVIIEKHAGHVSFAGACDDMRIGVTIIFYLQNAGEYLTQRNRGNYVTDVRDVILSGLAKNGKILFPTLKQEGQEENRRNRTMNRGRLIAAAKNGDEEAMESLTIEDMDMYAMISKRVMDEDIYSIVDTYFMPYGMECDLYSVMGEILEREKTFNTMTKEAVYKMRIGCNDMEFDICINEQDLMGEPQVGRRFKGVVWLQGYVDFQY encoded by the coding sequence TTGCACAGTTATTTAAAAGCAGTTGGTTTTTCAGATATATTCGGCAAAAAGGAGCTGGATAGTATTCTGAATAATGTTATAAATGAATATGATGAAAAAATTGTAGCAGCGGGCAGAGCCGGACATTTCTTTACGGAGCTGGTAAAGAAATACGGAGATGATTTTGGGATTGTTGTGTGCGGAGAATACGACGAAAATAATGAATTCCAGATGGAGTATTATTTTCCGTATTTCTTCGGCACAGGAATTACCTTGCAGGAAGAGGTAATTATTGAGAAACACGCAGGTCATGTGTCTTTTGCCGGGGCATGTGACGATATGCGTATCGGAGTTACTATTATCTTTTATCTGCAAAATGCGGGAGAATATCTGACGCAGAGAAACAGGGGAAACTATGTTACAGATGTCAGAGATGTAATTTTATCCGGACTGGCAAAGAACGGAAAAATTCTGTTCCCCACTTTGAAGCAGGAAGGGCAGGAGGAAAATCGCCGCAATCGTACAATGAACAGAGGGCGTTTGATTGCTGCTGCAAAGAATGGCGATGAAGAAGCCATGGAGAGCCTGACAATAGAGGACATGGATATGTATGCAATGATTTCCAAACGAGTGATGGATGAAGATATTTACAGTATTGTGGATACATATTTTATGCCTTATGGAATGGAATGTGATTTGTACAGTGTTATGGGTGAGATTTTGGAGAGGGAAAAGACTTTCAATACCATGACCAAGGAAGCTGTTTATAAGATGCGTATCGGATGTAATGATATGGAATTTGATATCTGCATTAATGAACAGGACTTAATGGGAGAACCTCAGGTGGGCAGGCGCTTTAAAGGTGTTGTGTGGCTGCAGGGATATGTGGATTTTCAATATTGA
- a CDS encoding DUF4869 domain-containing protein → MLNIYYGDMKEAVYNTSAYFKYDYEDSWIVDPFVKEMIQDVDKSIVLDSGVIDSPVLGKIPPTGLSGGVKTLILFKFNKDKIFNASTCGDNCAKWLLKIAESEDRTVNLRHLMDFGKEPFTIRILNTNEIVHSMKELVPIAGEFV, encoded by the coding sequence ATGCTGAATATTTATTATGGTGATATGAAGGAAGCGGTATATAATACATCGGCTTATTTTAAATATGATTATGAAGACAGTTGGATTGTAGATCCGTTTGTGAAAGAAATGATTCAGGATGTAGACAAGTCAATAGTTTTGGATAGTGGAGTAATAGACAGTCCGGTTTTAGGAAAGATTCCGCCAACCGGGTTATCTGGCGGAGTGAAAACTTTAATCCTTTTTAAATTTAATAAAGATAAAATTTTCAATGCATCAACTTGTGGAGATAACTGTGCGAAATGGCTGCTTAAAATTGCAGAATCGGAAGACAGGACGGTAAATCTGCGGCATTTGATGGATTTTGGTAAGGAACCTTTTACGATCCGTATTTTGAATACCAACGAAATTGTTCACTCTATGAAAGAACTGGTACCGATTGCGGGAGAATTTGTCTAA